From the genome of Spirosomataceae bacterium TFI 002, one region includes:
- a CDS encoding NADH dehydrogenase, giving the protein MFANLPETNQKRIVIVGAGFGGLALAQKLCKFDFQVVLIDKNNYHQFQPLFYQVAMAGLEPSSIAFPIRKVFQDKPNVHVRITTVNSIDTNRQCLHTEIGIVNYDYMVLAMGAGTNFYGNKNIEEKALGMKTISEAIYLRNRILQNFEEALSNPDPEAVKGLMTVVVVGGGPTGVEVSGTLAEMKKIILPKDYPELDFENMRIILYQSSKGVLPTMSDEAGAKGKEYLEDLGVEVIIGERISEFDGQYATTNKGNKIRTNNLVWAAGIKPNKIEGLSDESYSRSGRLIVNEYNKLKSYPNIFAIGDLAEMTSKEFPDGHPQVAQPAIQQGELLAKNLRKLIQGENLEPFVYKDLGSMATVGRHLAVVDLPFWRFQGLFAWYVWMFVHLMAILGVKNKLLVFINWLWNYVTYDQSLRLIIKPKSVKESKAAE; this is encoded by the coding sequence ATGTTTGCAAATCTACCTGAAACTAACCAAAAGAGAATCGTAATTGTGGGAGCTGGCTTTGGTGGCCTTGCTTTGGCACAAAAGCTGTGTAAATTCGATTTTCAGGTAGTGCTGATTGATAAAAACAATTACCATCAGTTTCAGCCGCTATTTTATCAAGTGGCTATGGCTGGTTTGGAGCCTAGCTCCATTGCATTTCCAATTCGAAAGGTATTCCAAGATAAGCCTAATGTACATGTTCGCATTACCACAGTAAATTCGATAGATACAAATCGCCAATGTCTTCATACCGAAATTGGTATTGTGAATTACGATTACATGGTGCTGGCGATGGGTGCGGGTACCAATTTCTATGGAAACAAAAACATTGAAGAAAAGGCTCTCGGTATGAAAACCATTTCGGAGGCCATTTACCTGCGAAATAGAATTTTACAAAATTTTGAAGAAGCTCTTTCTAACCCAGATCCAGAAGCCGTTAAAGGTCTCATGACCGTTGTGGTTGTTGGTGGCGGGCCTACAGGTGTAGAGGTATCTGGAACTTTGGCAGAAATGAAAAAGATCATTTTGCCCAAAGATTACCCTGAGCTCGATTTCGAAAATATGAGAATCATTCTTTACCAATCGAGTAAAGGAGTATTACCAACCATGAGCGACGAAGCCGGTGCAAAAGGTAAAGAATACCTTGAAGACCTTGGCGTAGAAGTCATTATTGGTGAGCGTATATCCGAATTTGATGGTCAATATGCAACCACCAACAAAGGGAATAAAATAAGAACAAACAACTTGGTTTGGGCCGCAGGTATCAAGCCTAACAAAATAGAAGGACTGAGCGATGAATCTTACTCAAGGTCTGGAAGATTGATTGTAAATGAGTACAACAAATTAAAATCATACCCTAACATATTTGCCATTGGTGACTTGGCAGAAATGACCAGCAAGGAATTTCCAGATGGTCACCCACAAGTGGCTCAACCTGCCATCCAACAAGGTGAACTACTTGCCAAAAACCTTAGAAAGCTTATTCAAGGCGAAAATTTAGAACCTTTCGTATATAAAGATTTAGGATCTATGGCAACAGTAGGAAGGCATTTAGCTGTTGTAGATTTACCTTTTTGGCGATTCCAAGGGCTTTTTGCTTGGTATGTTTGGATGTTCGTTCACTTGATGGCAATTTTGGGTGTCAAAAACAAGCTATTGGTGTTTATCAACTGGCTTTGGAATTACGTGACTTATGACCAATCACTTCGCTTAATCATTAAGCCTAAATCAGTAAAAGAAAGTAAAGCAGCCGAATGA
- a CDS encoding ATP-binding cassette, subfamily B — MKHLAHLNKYLLKYKWYLLLGTLFTAISNLFGIVPAQVVRHALDLVKENLDIYYLYEGSPLQESMYGVFASSVSIYGGLILLMAIMKGVFLFLVRQTLIVMSRHIEFDLKNEIYEHYQSLPLSFYRQNSTGDLMARISEDVSRVRMYIGPSIMYLLNMITLVLLILPYMFSVNSRLTLWVLLPMPVLSVSIFFVSSIINKRSEKIQKSLSNLSTFVQEAFSGIRVLKAFAREKSSLARFEVESDIYKEKSIDLTKVDALFMPTIMFLIGLSTVICVYVGGQEIMAGSLTPGNITEFIMYVYMLTWPLTALGWTTSQIQRAAASQERINEFLQTKNDIISKENLEAEISGAINFKNIDFTYPDSGIQALKNFNLDVKAGESVAILGTTGSGKSTVANLILRMYDTTRGSIEVDGKNIKEYQIQNLRAQMGYVPQDVFLFSDSIRNNIRFGNPEMEEERVIRASKDADLYNNIIDFEHGFDTQIGERGVTLSGGQKQRLSIARAIVREPKILVLDDCLSAVDTNTENKILDNLERIMKNRTTIIISHRVSSAKLADKIICLDEGVIVEEGTHDSLMAQNGVYKELYEKQLSMEEEE, encoded by the coding sequence ATGAAGCACCTAGCACACCTTAATAAATACCTGCTCAAGTATAAATGGTATCTCCTACTAGGTACGCTTTTTACAGCGATTTCCAACCTATTTGGTATTGTACCTGCCCAAGTGGTAAGGCACGCCCTAGATTTGGTAAAAGAAAACCTTGACATCTACTACCTATATGAAGGCAGCCCATTGCAAGAAAGCATGTATGGTGTTTTTGCTAGCTCGGTAAGTATATATGGAGGACTTATTCTTCTCATGGCTATCATGAAAGGTGTTTTCCTCTTTTTGGTAAGACAAACTCTTATCGTGATGTCTCGCCACATAGAATTTGATCTTAAAAACGAGATTTACGAACATTACCAGTCGCTTCCTTTAAGTTTTTATCGACAAAACAGCACAGGTGACCTCATGGCTCGTATCAGTGAAGATGTGAGTCGTGTAAGAATGTACATAGGACCCAGTATCATGTACTTGCTCAATATGATCACACTTGTATTGCTGATTTTGCCATACATGTTTTCGGTGAATTCTAGATTGACGCTGTGGGTACTATTGCCTATGCCAGTGCTATCAGTGAGTATTTTCTTCGTGAGTAGCATCATCAATAAGCGATCTGAAAAAATTCAAAAAAGCCTTTCTAACCTTTCTACTTTCGTACAAGAGGCATTCTCTGGTATTCGTGTTTTGAAGGCATTTGCGAGAGAGAAAAGTAGTTTGGCTCGCTTCGAAGTTGAGAGTGATATCTACAAAGAAAAGTCTATTGACCTTACAAAAGTAGATGCATTGTTCATGCCTACGATCATGTTTTTGATTGGGCTTAGTACCGTGATATGTGTGTATGTAGGTGGGCAAGAGATCATGGCTGGTTCGCTCACTCCTGGAAACATCACTGAGTTTATCATGTATGTGTACATGCTAACTTGGCCGCTTACAGCTTTGGGATGGACCACAAGCCAAATCCAAAGAGCTGCGGCTTCGCAAGAGCGTATCAATGAGTTTTTGCAAACTAAAAATGACATTATCTCCAAAGAAAACCTTGAGGCCGAAATATCTGGAGCAATCAACTTCAAAAACATTGACTTCACTTACCCTGACTCAGGAATACAGGCATTAAAGAATTTCAATCTTGATGTAAAGGCAGGTGAATCTGTTGCTATATTGGGAACCACAGGATCTGGTAAAAGTACTGTTGCCAACTTGATTCTTCGCATGTACGATACAACACGTGGAAGCATAGAAGTGGACGGTAAAAATATAAAAGAATACCAAATCCAGAACTTAAGGGCACAAATGGGTTATGTGCCACAAGATGTGTTCCTTTTCTCTGACTCTATTCGTAACAACATCCGTTTTGGAAATCCTGAAATGGAAGAAGAGCGAGTGATTCGAGCGAGTAAAGATGCCGACTTGTACAATAACATCATTGACTTTGAACATGGTTTTGACACACAAATAGGTGAAAGAGGAGTTACCCTCTCTGGTGGTCAAAAACAACGACTTTCAATCGCCCGTGCGATTGTGAGAGAACCTAAAATATTGGTGCTTGATGATTGCCTCTCTGCGGTTGATACCAATACCGAAAATAAGATTCTCGACAACCTAGAGCGAATCATGAAAAACCGCACAACGATCATAATTTCGCACCGTGTAAGCTCTGCCAAACTAGCCGATAAGATCATTTGCCTAGATGAAGGCGTGATCGTAGAAGAAGGCACCCACGACAGTCTTATGGCCCAAAACGGCGTATATAAGGAGCTCTATGAGAAGCAATTGAGTATGGAAGAGGAAGAATGA